Proteins from a genomic interval of Amphiura filiformis chromosome 9, Afil_fr2py, whole genome shotgun sequence:
- the LOC140160040 gene encoding uncharacterized protein, with the protein MLRYDRHALLDVAQHTCGSIDNSLWLKLKDIGIAKSTKRGCRAGRNKQRPITVRVTNRSINNVSMPTKSVCNSNSSNLCRIECQPECKPKDSHMSGHSLPSIFMCNPRSLNKKFDEFRSTVIGNQADVCAISESWFTSNKPIEHYQLEGTKHPDAGISLIGDVNQLDITQILAASHKFAQVVDKPTRGDSILDKIVTNLSTFYNTPFVSAPIGTSDHRTVLWTPKDHEIRSNSVHTRKVRPLKDSNLREFGRWITSHTWTEVTEAANTGDKTSAFYKTLNTAIQLHFPCRKVKLHVHDKPWITPAIKSLICKRQKSFHEGNTHNWRIMRNKVQREISKAKRDFYRDRVQRLKSANPAKWYQQIRVMANMTKTESNIAPPQCVNPSDFVAVANSINEHFASVANDQPPLNVDDLPSFESSDNSAFVVQQHEVYRKLNKIKSGKAGGPDGIPSRIIREFSYELSLPLSNILNRSYAEGVVPPQWRKATVVPIPKSKPATYNSLRPISLTDHFAKVAESFMNQWLMDDIQEHIDPNQFGNRKGVATTHYLVKLLHTLHKNADKPGSHSTLVVTDFSKAFDRINHNVLIRKLINLGVRPPVVAWLCSFLTQREQCVRYKGAISSWITLKEAYPKAPYSVPMDYLS; encoded by the exons ATGCTACGCTACGATAGACATGCTTTATTAGACGTAGCCCAACATACTTGCGGTAGTATTGATAACTCGTTGTGGCTTAAACTTAAAGACATTGGTATCGCAAAAAGTACTAAGAGAGGGTGTAGAGCTGGTCGTAACAAACAAAGACCAATTACAGTTCGTGTAACTAATAGATCAATTAATAATGTCAGTATGCCAACAAAATCTGTGTGCAATAGTAATAGTAGTAATTTATGTAGAATTGAATGTCAACCTGAATGTAAACCTAAAGATTCTCATATGTCTGGACATAGCCTACCCTCTATTTTCATGTGCAATCCAAGATCTTTGAATAAAAAATTTGATGAGTTCAGATCGACGGTTATTGGGAATCAGGCTGATGTCTGTGCCATTTCTGAATCTTGGTTTACTTCTAACAAACCAATTGAACATTATCAACTTGAAGG CACCAAACACCCAGATGCTGGTATTTCCCTGATAGGTGACGTTAACCAACTTGATATCACCCAGATCCTTGCTGCTAGTCACAAGTTTGCCCAAGTGGTGGACAAGCCAACTAGAGGTGACAGCATTTTGGATAAGATAGTGACCAACTTATCCACGTTTTACAATACACCATTTGTCAGCGCCCCAATCGGGACTAGTGATCATCGTACTGTATTATGGACTCCTAAGGATCATGAAATCAGATCCAACAGCGTTCACACCCGCAAAGTACGACCCCTGAAAGACTCTAATCTTCGCGAGTTTGGCAGATGGATTACTAGTCATACATGGACTGAGGTCACTGAAGCGGCAAATACAGGTGATAAGACCAGTGCCTTCTACAAAACTCTGAACACGGCAATACAACTTCACTTCCCTTGTCGCAAAGTGAAACTTCATGTACATGACAAACCTTGGATCACTCCAGCTATTAAATCGCTTATTTGTAAGAGACAGAAATCCTTTCATGAAGGTAACACTCACAATTGGAGAATCATGCGCAACAAAGTCCAGCGCGAAATATCCAAAGCAAAACGTGACTTCTACCGTGACCGGGTACAGCGACTAAAATCAGCGAATCCGGCAAAGTGGTATCAGCAGATTCGTGTTATGGCTAATATGACAAAAACTGAATCAAACATTGCTCCACCCCAGTGTGTCAACCCAAGTGACTTTGTCGCTGTGGCAAATAGTATCAATGAACATTTCGCATCAGTTGCTAATGACCAGCCACCTCTTAATGTGGATGATCTTCCATCTTTTGAATCGTCTGACAATTCAGCATTTGTGGTGCAGCAGCATGAGGTGTACAGAAAACTGAACAAAATAAAGAGCGGTAAAGCTGGAGGTCCTGATGGAATACCAAGTAGGATTATCCGCGAATTCTCGTATGAACTGAGCTTACCACTCTCCAACATCCTTAACAGATCTTACGCAGAGGGTGTTGTGCCACCCCAGTGGAGAAAGGCCACGGTGGTCCCTATCCCCAAGAGTAAGCCTGCAACATATAACAGTCTCCGCCCAATATCGTTAACGGACCATTTTGCTAAGGTAGCCGAATCATTCATGAATCAGTGGCTCATGGACGATATTCAAGAACATATTGATCCCAACCAGTTTGGAAACCGGAAAGGAGTGGCGACTACGCActaccttgtcaaactgttgcatACGCTACACAAAAATGCTGACAAACCAGGAAGCCACAGTACGCTGGTGGTCACTGACTTCAGCAAAGCGTTTGACCGCATAAACCACAATGTACTCATTCGCAAATTAATCAATCTTGGAGTCCGCCCCCCTGTGGTTGCGTGGCTTTGCAGCTTCCTTACGCAAAGAGAACAATGTGTTCGGTACAAAGGCGCCATTTCATCGTGGATAACGCTGAAGGAAGCTTACCCCAAGGCACCTTATTCGGTCCCAATGGATTACTTGTCATGA